TGGAGACCCTGCGCCAGCTTCACGGAAGCTGCATCGGTCGTCGTCAGGCCTTTGGTTTCGGCCAGGTCGCGCTGGGCGTCTGGTGATTTTCTAGTGAGACACAACCCATACACTGACTGTTGAAGCATGATTGGAGGATCTATGAACGCAGCACTACTGGGATTGTTGGCCGAGACATCCATTCACCCCGGCGCCGGCCAGTCCGCCGGCTTTGTCGACCTGCCCGTGGCCCGCGAAGCCGCTACCGATTACCCGGTGATCGTGGGAAGCAGCGTGAAGGGCGCCCTGCGCGATATGGCGCGCCAGCTTGGAAAAGACGATGAGCAGTTGGCGGAGCAGATCTTCGGAAAGCAAGAGCACGCCGGTCAGCTGCTCGTCTCCGATGCGCGTCTGGCCATGTTGCCGGTGCGTAGTCTCTCGTCGAGCTTTCGGTGGGTGACGTGCCCCCACCTGCTGGAGCGCCTGGCGCGCGATCAGGCTCGCGCCGGCGCGTCGGTTGACGTGGCCGAGGGCTTCGCAGCGCTGCGCAAGCTCACGGAAAACAGCGCGCTCGGCAAGAAAGACGCCGATGAGCCCTTCCTCTTTCTGGAAGAACGTCAGTTTCAGCTCACCGGCGACGTCCCCGCCGAGATCATCGCGCTGGTCGAAGGATTGATCGCCCACACCATCACTCGAAG
The DNA window shown above is from Lujinxingia vulgaris and carries:
- the cmr4 gene encoding type III-B CRISPR module RAMP protein Cmr4 encodes the protein MNAALLGLLAETSIHPGAGQSAGFVDLPVAREAATDYPVIVGSSVKGALRDMARQLGKDDEQLAEQIFGKQEHAGQLLVSDARLAMLPVRSLSSSFRWVTCPHLLERLARDQARAGASVDVAEGFAALRKLTENSALGKKDADEPFLFLEERQFQLTGDVPAEIIALVEGLIAHTITRSSLKERLVVVSDDDFAWFARYGLAINARNQLDVNTKESKNLWYEETLPPDSLFYVVLAERSTTSNALEQTLSWFKARPYVQMGGNETVGQGWFAVKSVVKGGQ